A region of Streptomyces paludis DNA encodes the following proteins:
- the pstC gene encoding phosphate ABC transporter permease subunit PstC, which yields MASTTPIDTPPAPPAPPAGRSSSSTGRAGDKIFAGLSSGSGILLLVIMASIAGFLTYRAANAISQDHGNFLTTFDWNPSGNPPVFGIAVLLFGTVVSSIIAMVIAVPIAVGIALFISHYAPRRLAAPLAYVVDLLAAVPSIIYGIWGALVLVPYLGGLNIWLDQYFSWTYIFDQTQPGVARNMLTVGILLAIMILPIVTSVSREVFLQVPRMNEEAALALGATRWEVIRLSVLPFGRSGVISASMLGLGRALGETMAVATVLSPNYLISLHLLDPGGGTFAQNIAAKFDEANPLGRDALIASGLVLFILTLLVNSAARLIIARRKEYSGANA from the coding sequence ATGGCTTCCACCACACCGATAGACACGCCGCCGGCCCCGCCGGCTCCCCCCGCCGGCCGCTCCAGCAGCTCCACCGGCCGCGCGGGCGACAAGATCTTCGCCGGCCTCTCCAGCGGGTCCGGCATTCTGCTGCTCGTCATCATGGCGTCGATCGCGGGGTTCCTGACCTACCGCGCCGCCAACGCCATCTCCCAGGACCACGGCAACTTCCTCACCACGTTCGACTGGAACCCCTCCGGGAACCCTCCGGTCTTCGGCATCGCCGTCCTGCTCTTCGGTACGGTCGTCAGCTCGATCATCGCGATGGTCATCGCGGTTCCGATCGCTGTCGGCATCGCCCTGTTCATCTCGCACTACGCGCCGCGCAGGCTCGCCGCGCCCCTCGCGTACGTCGTCGATCTGCTCGCCGCCGTGCCGAGCATCATCTACGGCATCTGGGGCGCCCTCGTCCTCGTGCCGTACCTCGGCGGTCTCAACATCTGGCTCGACCAGTACTTCTCGTGGACGTACATCTTCGACCAGACCCAGCCCGGCGTGGCCCGCAACATGCTCACCGTCGGCATCCTGCTGGCGATCATGATCCTGCCGATCGTCACCAGCGTCAGCCGCGAGGTCTTCCTCCAGGTCCCGCGCATGAACGAGGAAGCCGCGCTCGCGCTCGGCGCGACCCGCTGGGAGGTGATCCGGCTCTCCGTCCTGCCCTTCGGACGCTCCGGTGTCATCTCCGCCTCGATGCTCGGGCTCGGCCGCGCGCTCGGCGAGACGATGGCCGTGGCCACCGTCCTCTCCCCGAACTACCTGATCTCGCTCCACCTGCTCGACCCGGGCGGCGGCACCTTCGCCCAGAACATCGCGGCGAAGTTCGACGAGGCCAACCCGCTCGGGCGGGACGCCCTGATCGCCTCCGGCCTCGTCCTCTTCATCCTCACCCTGCTGGTCAACAGCGCGGCCCGGCTGATCATCGCGCGCCGCAAGGAGTACTCGGGGGCCAACGCATGA
- a CDS encoding NUDIX hydrolase: MTPLPDSTPVRAAGCVLWRRTPAGTPGPHICLVHRPKYDDWSHPKGKLKHAESPLTAALREVLEETGHHCTPGPRLDTIHYEAQGRPKEVTYWAAEATTGTFTPNAEVDRLLWLPPPEARTRLTQPRDRLLIDALLTSLHTTE, translated from the coding sequence ATGACCCCCCTCCCCGACTCCACGCCCGTACGAGCGGCGGGCTGCGTCCTGTGGCGCCGCACCCCGGCCGGCACCCCCGGCCCGCACATCTGCCTGGTCCACCGCCCCAAGTACGACGACTGGTCCCACCCCAAGGGCAAGCTCAAGCACGCCGAGTCCCCCCTGACCGCCGCCCTGCGCGAAGTCCTGGAGGAAACCGGCCACCACTGCACCCCGGGCCCCCGCCTCGACACCATCCACTACGAGGCCCAGGGCCGCCCCAAGGAAGTCACCTACTGGGCCGCCGAGGCCACCACCGGCACCTTCACCCCCAACGCCGAGGTGGACCGCCTCCTCTGGCTCCCCCCACCCGAGGCCCGCACCCGCCTCACCCAACCCAGAGACCGCCTCCTGATCGACGCACTCCTGACCTCACTGCACACGACGGAGTAG
- a CDS encoding JmjC domain-containing protein, with translation MSLSLLLPEDGVADLLAHWPQEPRVYERGATELDSTITSVVLDDYIDSGCVPAGEIAVVKAPGPSLSREAFMTYGRTDPAKLRKLYAGGHTIRLGNMQRVIPFLAGVSRDIQRETGYSNYIHAFMTPPGNQGLRHHWDQQMAVIAQISGVKRWQLWRPAVEAPMREYNESWRVWREDFIPGWDAAGPEVEVDLRPGQSLLLPRGWVHNPYVADPGTPSVHLTFAIRERTPLWLAEKLIAGAIEEPAFRRVVPPGDIGGAVLAERVRETRDALVRYLAGLDTDGVAVAVRRAAMTELEYST, from the coding sequence ATGTCGCTCAGCCTGCTGCTTCCCGAGGACGGCGTCGCCGATCTTCTGGCTCACTGGCCACAGGAGCCTCGCGTGTACGAACGGGGTGCCACGGAGTTGGACAGCACCATCACCTCGGTGGTCCTTGACGACTACATCGACAGCGGGTGCGTCCCCGCGGGTGAGATCGCCGTGGTGAAAGCGCCCGGTCCGTCGTTGAGCCGGGAAGCATTTATGACGTACGGACGTACGGACCCGGCGAAGCTGCGCAAGCTCTACGCCGGGGGCCACACCATCAGGCTGGGGAATATGCAGCGTGTCATTCCGTTCCTGGCAGGGGTTTCCCGGGACATTCAGCGAGAGACGGGGTACTCCAACTACATCCACGCCTTCATGACCCCGCCCGGCAATCAGGGCCTGCGTCACCACTGGGACCAGCAGATGGCCGTGATCGCGCAGATCTCGGGCGTCAAACGGTGGCAGCTGTGGCGCCCGGCCGTGGAAGCGCCGATGCGGGAGTACAACGAGAGCTGGCGGGTGTGGCGGGAGGACTTCATTCCGGGATGGGACGCCGCCGGTCCGGAGGTTGAGGTCGATCTACGGCCGGGGCAGTCGCTCCTGTTGCCGAGGGGCTGGGTTCATAATCCGTACGTGGCCGACCCCGGCACGCCCAGTGTCCACCTGACCTTCGCCATCCGGGAACGTACCCCGCTGTGGCTGGCCGAGAAGCTGATCGCGGGGGCGATCGAGGAGCCGGCTTTCCGGCGCGTCGTTCCGCCGGGTGACATCGGCGGTGCGGTGCTGGCCGAGCGGGTGAGGGAGACCCGGGACGCGCTTGTGCGGTATCTCGCCGGTCTGGACACGGACGGCGTCGCCGTGGCCGTGCGGCGGGCGGCCATGACGGAGTTGGAGTACTCGACCTGA
- the pstS gene encoding phosphate ABC transporter substrate-binding protein PstS encodes MKLLRKNGLRATALGALAVSGALVLTACGSDDNTDASSTPTKSDTATSAVCKDAKGQLLASGSSAQKNAMDLWVKNYMATCSGVQVNYKSSSSGEGIVAFNQGTVGFAGSDSALKPEEVADSKKVCKDGGQGINLPMVGGPIAIGYHLEGVDSLVLDAPTLAKIFDSKIKNWDDAAIKKLNPDAKLPNKPIQAFHRSEDSGTTQNLGKYLSATAASDWKYEPEKKWPAPGGQAASGSSGVATQVKQVDGSIGYFELSYATSQSISTVKLDTGASAPVEATSENASKAIAAAKIKGTGNDLALDLDYTTKADGAYPIVLVTYEIACDKGNNPATLATVKSFLTYTASADGQKVLSEAGYAPIPEEINKKVQETVASLS; translated from the coding sequence GTGAAGCTTCTGCGCAAGAACGGGCTGCGCGCCACCGCGCTCGGTGCCCTCGCCGTCTCCGGCGCCCTGGTTCTCACGGCGTGCGGATCGGACGACAACACTGACGCTTCCAGCACACCCACGAAGTCCGACACCGCTACGAGCGCGGTCTGCAAGGACGCCAAGGGGCAGCTGCTCGCTTCCGGTTCCAGCGCGCAGAAGAACGCCATGGACCTCTGGGTGAAGAACTACATGGCCACCTGTTCCGGTGTCCAGGTCAACTACAAGTCGTCGTCCTCCGGCGAGGGCATCGTCGCGTTCAACCAGGGCACCGTCGGCTTCGCCGGCTCCGACTCGGCGCTCAAGCCCGAAGAGGTCGCCGACTCGAAGAAGGTCTGCAAGGACGGCGGCCAGGGCATCAACCTGCCGATGGTCGGCGGCCCCATCGCGATCGGTTACCACCTGGAGGGCGTGGACAGCCTGGTCCTCGACGCTCCCACGCTCGCCAAGATCTTCGACAGCAAGATCAAGAACTGGGACGACGCGGCGATCAAGAAGCTCAACCCCGACGCCAAGCTCCCCAACAAGCCGATCCAGGCGTTCCACCGCTCCGAGGACTCCGGCACCACCCAGAACCTCGGCAAGTACCTGAGCGCCACCGCCGCCTCGGACTGGAAGTACGAGCCCGAGAAGAAGTGGCCGGCCCCGGGCGGCCAGGCGGCCTCCGGTTCGTCAGGCGTCGCCACCCAGGTGAAGCAGGTCGACGGCTCCATCGGTTACTTCGAGCTGTCGTACGCCACCTCGCAGAGCATCTCCACCGTCAAGCTGGACACGGGCGCCAGCGCCCCCGTCGAGGCCACCTCGGAGAACGCGTCCAAGGCCATCGCCGCCGCCAAGATCAAGGGCACCGGCAACGACCTGGCGCTGGACCTCGACTACACCACCAAGGCCGACGGCGCCTACCCGATCGTCCTCGTGACGTACGAGATCGCCTGCGACAAGGGCAACAACCCCGCCACCCTCGCCACGGTCAAGTCCTTCCTGACCTACACCGCCAGCGCGGACGGCCAGAAGGTGCTCTCCGAGGCCGGCTACGCGCCGATCCCCGAGGAGATCAACAAGAAGGTCCAGGAGACGGTCGCCTCCCTGAGCTAA
- a CDS encoding CHAD domain-containing protein, with product MRGATALPADPVHPADLRADLRANAAVLSGGEVLADYLHGRAGDFLRGLRLYGESGADTEAAAEAARSLRGAARRIGGTLHTYRPLLDAGWADQFRTELMWLSGTLAQEHACAARASRLLGALARLSGAVPQPRTTGAPTPTGTAAAPNPPAAGPDRTLTMGASRAAALLERQLTLARTRAHSATLQALGSSRFHAVADAVAVLASEVPLTAAAEAPAGEVLAGPAEAAERRLREAVTTLPLARAAHPYNADALIHGLAAAAAGEAQDAPWHQVRHLLRLHRYAEEVRSAGSLPDPAPIAAGRTLDHHRDAAEAAAAAANAARTPRIAPATAYALGVLHADQRHEVEAARFAFQQVWQKATVTTR from the coding sequence ATGCGGGGGGCCACGGCGCTCCCGGCGGACCCGGTGCACCCGGCGGACCTGCGGGCGGACCTGCGGGCGAACGCCGCCGTGCTGTCGGGCGGTGAGGTGCTGGCGGACTACCTCCACGGCCGCGCGGGCGACTTCCTGCGCGGGCTGCGGCTGTACGGCGAGAGCGGCGCGGACACGGAGGCGGCGGCGGAGGCGGCCCGCTCGCTGCGGGGCGCGGCGCGCCGGATCGGCGGCACGCTGCACACGTACCGGCCGCTGCTGGACGCCGGCTGGGCCGACCAGTTCCGTACGGAGCTGATGTGGCTGTCGGGCACGCTCGCGCAGGAGCACGCGTGCGCGGCGCGGGCGAGCCGGCTGCTGGGGGCGCTGGCGAGACTGTCAGGAGCGGTTCCGCAGCCACGCACCACGGGAGCGCCGACCCCCACAGGTACGGCCGCCGCCCCGAACCCCCCGGCCGCCGGCCCCGACCGGACGCTCACGATGGGCGCGTCCCGGGCGGCGGCCCTGCTGGAGCGCCAGCTGACCCTGGCCCGGACGCGCGCGCACTCGGCGACGCTCCAGGCGCTGGGGTCGTCGCGTTTCCACGCGGTGGCCGACGCGGTGGCCGTACTGGCGTCGGAGGTGCCGCTGACCGCGGCGGCCGAGGCTCCGGCCGGTGAGGTGCTGGCCGGTCCCGCCGAGGCGGCCGAGCGCAGGCTGCGGGAGGCGGTGACCACCCTGCCGCTGGCCCGCGCCGCGCACCCGTACAACGCCGACGCCCTGATCCACGGCCTGGCCGCGGCGGCGGCGGGCGAGGCGCAGGACGCGCCGTGGCACCAGGTGCGGCATCTGCTGCGGCTGCACCGCTACGCCGAGGAGGTACGGTCCGCGGGCAGCCTCCCCGACCCGGCACCGATCGCCGCGGGCCGGACCCTGGACCACCACCGCGACGCCGCCGAAGCCGCGGCGGCCGCCGCGAACGCGGCCCGCACACCGAGGATCGCCCCGGCGACGGCGTACGCGCTGGGCGTCCTGCACGCGGACCAGCGCCACGAGGTCGAGGCGGCACGCTTCGCGTTCCAGCAGGTGTGGCAGAAGGCGACGGTGACAACAAGATGA
- a CDS encoding erythromycin esterase family protein gives MATDIKDTIHAVDASAVMKLLPSRPGLLALGEPTHGEETLLGLRNELFRQLVEEEGYRTIAIESDCLRGLLVDDYVTSGEGEGEGEGEGEGEGSGSGEGEGEGEGEGSGEGTRTLDEDEVMERGFSHGWGAHEGNRALVRWIRTYNDGRPAPERLRFAGFDGPLEITAAESPRRALTALHGYLAQWVDADLLPFPAGTLDRLLGADGAADDRWTDPAAMMDPAGSVGRSAEAGELRLLADDLVTLLDTQTPHLIAATSRDAWHRARLYGRTAIGLLRYHHAMADPSPSRMARLCALRDRMMADNLLALAARGPALVHGHNSHFQREKSAMGMWQGPVEWWSAGALASAHLGEEYAFLATALGTIRHQGVDTPPPDTIEGLLYELPPDRGIIDARRLATTLGNTLPPAARVSPWFGYAPLDPAHLAGSDGIVYVKDTAPS, from the coding sequence ATGGCAACTGACATCAAGGACACCATCCATGCCGTCGACGCCTCCGCCGTCATGAAGCTGCTCCCGTCCCGGCCGGGGCTGCTCGCCCTCGGCGAGCCCACCCATGGCGAGGAGACCCTGCTCGGCCTGCGCAACGAGCTGTTCCGGCAGCTCGTAGAGGAGGAGGGATACCGGACGATCGCGATCGAGAGCGACTGCCTGCGGGGCCTGCTCGTGGACGACTACGTCACCTCGGGCGAGGGTGAGGGCGAGGGTGAGGGCGAGGGTGAGGGCGAGGGCTCGGGCTCGGGCGAGGGCGAGGGCGAGGGTGAGGGTGAGGGCTCGGGCGAGGGCACGCGCACTCTGGACGAGGACGAGGTCATGGAGCGCGGCTTCAGCCACGGCTGGGGCGCCCACGAGGGCAACCGCGCACTCGTGCGCTGGATACGTACGTACAACGACGGCCGGCCCGCGCCGGAGCGGCTCCGCTTCGCCGGTTTCGACGGCCCGCTGGAGATCACCGCCGCCGAGAGCCCGCGCCGGGCCCTCACCGCGCTCCACGGCTACCTCGCGCAGTGGGTGGACGCGGACCTGCTCCCCTTCCCCGCGGGGACGCTCGACCGTCTGCTCGGCGCGGACGGCGCGGCCGACGACCGGTGGACCGATCCCGCCGCGATGATGGACCCGGCTGGCTCCGTGGGGCGGTCGGCCGAGGCCGGGGAGCTGCGGCTGCTCGCCGACGACCTGGTGACGCTGCTCGACACCCAGACCCCGCACCTGATCGCGGCGACCTCGCGCGACGCCTGGCACCGGGCGCGCCTGTACGGACGTACCGCCATCGGTCTGCTGCGCTACCACCACGCGATGGCCGACCCCTCCCCGTCCCGTATGGCGCGGCTGTGCGCACTGCGGGACCGGATGATGGCCGACAACCTCCTCGCCCTCGCCGCCCGCGGCCCGGCGCTCGTCCACGGCCACAACTCCCATTTCCAGCGGGAGAAGAGCGCGATGGGGATGTGGCAGGGCCCGGTGGAGTGGTGGAGCGCCGGCGCGCTCGCGAGCGCCCACCTGGGCGAGGAGTACGCCTTCCTGGCCACGGCCCTCGGCACGATCCGGCACCAGGGAGTCGACACCCCGCCGCCGGACACCATCGAGGGACTCCTGTACGAACTCCCGCCGGACCGCGGCATCATCGACGCCCGCCGCCTGGCCACCACCCTCGGCAACACCCTCCCGCCCGCCGCCCGCGTATCCCCCTGGTTCGGCTACGCCCCGCTCGACCCGGCCCACTTGGCGGGCAGCGACGGCATCGTGTACGTCAAGGACACCGCGCCGAGCTGA
- a CDS encoding TioE family transcriptional regulator, translated as MAHNLQSGERIRLRPVDLARGHGLSTQAVRNYEDAGILPAADRTPHGYRAYTPLHAQALAAFLALVPGHGHATATAVMRAVNEGAPEEAFRLIDETHAQLLDDRRTLRAVENALRDLPPATAPGPHTATPGGATFIGPLAEKLGIRPATLRKWERAGLMHPRRDPLTGYRVYDEADVRDARLAHQLRRGGYLLEQIVPLITQIRAAGGLEPLEATLHDWHARLSTRARALLTGAAELDTYLRAREQSG; from the coding sequence GTGGCACACAACCTTCAAAGCGGTGAACGGATCAGACTCCGGCCGGTCGACCTCGCGCGCGGCCACGGGCTCTCCACCCAGGCCGTACGGAACTACGAGGACGCCGGCATCCTCCCGGCCGCCGACCGCACCCCCCACGGATACCGCGCCTACACCCCGCTGCACGCACAGGCCCTGGCCGCGTTCCTCGCCCTCGTACCCGGCCACGGCCACGCGACGGCGACGGCGGTCATGCGGGCGGTGAACGAGGGCGCGCCCGAGGAGGCGTTCCGCCTCATCGACGAGACCCACGCCCAGCTCCTCGACGACCGCCGGACCCTCCGGGCCGTCGAGAACGCCCTCCGCGACCTGCCGCCGGCAACGGCACCCGGGCCCCACACCGCGACCCCCGGCGGCGCCACCTTCATCGGCCCGCTCGCGGAGAAGCTCGGCATCCGGCCCGCGACGCTCCGCAAATGGGAGCGCGCCGGGCTGATGCACCCCCGCCGCGACCCGCTCACCGGCTACCGCGTCTACGACGAGGCCGATGTACGGGACGCCCGGCTGGCCCACCAACTCCGGCGCGGCGGCTACCTGCTGGAGCAGATCGTGCCGCTGATCACCCAGATACGGGCCGCCGGTGGCCTGGAGCCGCTGGAAGCCACGCTGCACGACTGGCACGCCCGCCTGTCCACCCGCGCCCGCGCGCTGCTGACCGGCGCCGCGGAGCTGGACACGTACCTCCGCGCGCGCGAACAGAGCGGATAA
- a CDS encoding DUF6879 family protein, translating into MTLHLRALDEGRLSHLDLPGHETVVEIPTYMAQFFPEVSDGGGTGTWQQDPSSVSATGDPGQRPWLELMREITGRGVEVRRARIVSEPISEYIRFEHHLTAGNAAGGEQVRWLPRRRASDLALPGNDFWLLDGSLVVFLHFTGEGELSPQGDEERTAEPAVVRLCAAAFEAVWERAVPHEEYEPF; encoded by the coding sequence ATGACCTTGCACCTGAGAGCGCTCGACGAGGGGAGACTGTCGCATTTGGACCTGCCCGGCCACGAGACCGTCGTGGAAATCCCCACGTACATGGCGCAGTTCTTTCCGGAGGTCAGCGATGGCGGCGGAACCGGCACCTGGCAGCAGGACCCGAGCAGCGTCTCCGCCACCGGGGATCCGGGCCAGCGGCCCTGGCTGGAGTTGATGCGGGAGATCACCGGGCGGGGGGTTGAGGTGCGCCGGGCTCGGATCGTTTCGGAGCCGATCAGTGAGTACATCCGGTTCGAGCACCATCTGACGGCCGGCAATGCGGCGGGCGGCGAGCAGGTTCGGTGGCTTCCCCGGCGCAGGGCTTCCGACCTCGCCCTTCCCGGCAATGATTTCTGGCTGCTCGACGGCAGTCTGGTGGTCTTCCTCCACTTCACCGGGGAAGGCGAGTTGTCCCCGCAGGGGGACGAGGAGCGTACGGCCGAACCGGCCGTTGTGCGCCTGTGCGCGGCTGCCTTCGAAGCGGTCTGGGAGCGGGCGGTTCCGCACGAGGAGTACGAGCCGTTCTGA
- a CDS encoding DUF397 domain-containing protein — protein sequence MTGLYSLPTEEAAFESFCGGNLGGEHESCVEIAVIPRTGTASSYILRDSKPEGAGRELRFTVAELNAFAVGWVKRHGLAV from the coding sequence ATGACCGGTCTCTACAGCCTCCCCACGGAGGAAGCCGCGTTCGAAAGCTTCTGCGGCGGCAACCTCGGCGGAGAGCACGAATCGTGCGTCGAGATCGCCGTCATCCCCCGTACCGGCACGGCGTCCTCGTACATCCTCCGGGACAGCAAGCCCGAGGGCGCCGGCCGTGAACTGCGCTTCACGGTGGCGGAGTTGAACGCCTTCGCCGTCGGATGGGTCAAGCGGCACGGCCTGGCGGTCTGA
- a CDS encoding LysE family translocator — translation MEITTALWSFALVVGLLTLTPGLDTALVLRTSALGRRHRAWGVVLGIQTGTLIWGALTSLGVTALLTASHVAYETLRWAGAAYLLWMGGRMIVDTWRGRAEGAAGSDGAAGDDGLALAGKDTVAGGWQQGTLTNLLNPKVGVFYVAVLPQFIPAGAPHFTMGLLLTSVHILLGLVWSLALISFARVLRTWLQQPRARRVLDRVTGTVVAAFGLRLALSD, via the coding sequence ATGGAAATAACCACCGCACTGTGGTCCTTCGCGCTGGTCGTCGGGCTGCTCACCCTGACCCCGGGTCTCGATACGGCCCTGGTCCTCCGCACCTCGGCGCTGGGCCGCCGGCACCGGGCGTGGGGCGTGGTCCTCGGTATCCAGACGGGCACCCTGATCTGGGGCGCGCTCACCTCGCTGGGGGTGACGGCGCTGCTCACGGCGTCGCACGTGGCGTACGAGACGCTGCGCTGGGCGGGTGCCGCGTATCTGCTGTGGATGGGCGGCCGCATGATCGTCGACACCTGGCGCGGGCGCGCGGAGGGGGCGGCGGGATCGGATGGGGCGGCGGGCGATGACGGCCTGGCGCTGGCCGGAAAGGACACCGTGGCCGGGGGCTGGCAGCAGGGCACGCTGACCAATCTGCTCAACCCGAAGGTCGGCGTCTTCTACGTCGCCGTTCTCCCTCAGTTCATCCCCGCCGGCGCGCCCCACTTCACGATGGGGCTGCTGCTGACCTCCGTACACATCCTGCTGGGGCTGGTCTGGTCGCTGGCGCTGATCTCCTTCGCGCGCGTCCTGCGTACGTGGCTCCAGCAGCCCCGGGCCCGCCGCGTGCTGGACCGTGTCACCGGCACGGTCGTCGCGGCGTTCGGGCTGCGGTTGGCGCTGAGCGACTGA
- the pstA gene encoding phosphate ABC transporter permease PstA yields MSHTAITDQPAPVDPPGGHGRGGRGGRGSGGNGDLSQRSLPRWAPMGFAVLAVLIGSGIGAGAGLDSKVQWGLIAVVAFLAISYGVTTAVENQRQAKDRLATSVVWVCFVLAVIPLFSLLWTTISRGVKALDLNFLTHSMAGVLGSEQGGGVYHALLGTLEQVGIATVISVPLGLLTAVYLVEYGKGALAKAVTFFVDVMTGIPSIVAGLFILSLMLMTNTQPSGLMGSLALTILMIPVVVRSTEEMLKLVPNELRESALALGVPKWRMILKVVLPTAIGGITTGVMLAIARIAGETAPIILLVFGSQLINANPFEGAQSSLPFYIYEQYKVGEVAAIDRAWAAALVLIAFVMILNLVARGIARWKAPKSGR; encoded by the coding sequence ATGAGCCACACAGCCATAACGGACCAGCCGGCCCCCGTGGACCCGCCCGGCGGCCACGGCCGCGGTGGGCGCGGCGGCCGGGGCAGCGGCGGCAACGGCGACCTCAGCCAGCGCAGCCTGCCGCGCTGGGCCCCCATGGGCTTCGCCGTCCTCGCGGTCCTGATCGGCTCGGGCATCGGCGCCGGCGCCGGGCTCGACAGCAAGGTCCAGTGGGGCCTGATCGCCGTCGTGGCGTTCCTCGCCATCTCGTACGGTGTGACGACCGCGGTCGAGAACCAGCGCCAGGCCAAGGACCGGCTCGCCACCAGCGTCGTCTGGGTGTGCTTCGTCCTCGCCGTCATCCCGCTCTTCTCGCTGCTCTGGACGACCATCAGCCGCGGGGTGAAGGCCCTCGACCTGAACTTCCTGACCCACTCGATGGCCGGGGTGCTCGGCTCCGAGCAGGGCGGCGGCGTCTACCACGCGCTGCTCGGCACGCTGGAGCAGGTCGGCATCGCCACCGTCATCTCCGTACCGCTCGGACTGCTCACCGCCGTCTACCTGGTGGAGTACGGCAAGGGCGCGCTGGCCAAGGCCGTCACGTTCTTCGTCGACGTCATGACCGGTATCCCGTCCATCGTCGCGGGTCTGTTCATCCTGTCGCTCATGCTGATGACCAACACCCAGCCGTCCGGTCTGATGGGCTCGCTCGCGCTGACCATCCTGATGATCCCGGTCGTGGTGCGCTCCACCGAGGAGATGCTCAAGCTCGTCCCGAACGAGCTGCGCGAGTCCGCGCTCGCGCTCGGCGTACCGAAGTGGCGCATGATCCTCAAGGTCGTCCTGCCGACCGCGATCGGCGGTATCACCACCGGCGTCATGCTCGCCATCGCGCGTATCGCCGGTGAGACCGCGCCGATCATCCTGCTGGTCTTCGGCAGCCAGCTGATCAACGCGAACCCCTTCGAGGGTGCCCAGTCGTCACTGCCGTTCTACATTTACGAGCAGTACAAGGTCGGCGAGGTGGCGGCGATCGACCGGGCCTGGGCAGCGGCCCTGGTCCTGATCGCGTTCGTCATGATCCTCAATCTGGTGGCCCGCGGTATAGCCCGCTGGAAGGCCCCGAAGTCCGGCCGCTGA
- a CDS encoding helix-turn-helix domain-containing protein: MAQSSSPSNVQRAKEALGSRLREIRQDSGMTARALAAAAGWHESKTSRIENGRTLPSDADIRVWTRLCRAEEWNADLIATARGIEGMYVEWRRLERGGLKRVQESVRPLFEGTLRFRFYQSWVVPGLLQTADYTRAVLATAVALRGAPDDVDAAVAVRMERQRVLHSGRQQFAMLVEEWVLRTVIGDSRVMAGQLDHLIAVASLPAVSLGVIPMGIERGDAWPTESFCVFDDARVTVELVSASLTVTQPREVTEYVRTFKELSGAAVYGAAARDLITAAIDALG, from the coding sequence ATGGCCCAGTCGTCGTCGCCGTCCAATGTGCAGAGAGCCAAGGAGGCTCTCGGATCGCGCCTGCGCGAGATCCGGCAGGACTCCGGCATGACAGCGCGCGCTCTGGCGGCGGCGGCCGGGTGGCACGAGTCCAAGACCTCGCGTATCGAGAACGGCAGGACTCTGCCCTCCGACGCCGACATTCGCGTCTGGACCAGGCTGTGCCGGGCGGAGGAGTGGAACGCCGACCTCATCGCCACGGCCCGGGGCATAGAGGGCATGTACGTCGAGTGGCGGCGGTTGGAGCGGGGCGGGCTGAAACGGGTGCAGGAGTCGGTACGACCCCTCTTCGAGGGAACCCTGCGCTTCCGGTTCTACCAGTCGTGGGTGGTACCCGGTCTGCTCCAGACCGCCGACTACACCCGCGCGGTACTCGCTACGGCGGTGGCGCTGAGAGGCGCTCCGGACGATGTGGACGCGGCCGTCGCGGTGCGCATGGAACGACAGCGTGTGCTCCACTCCGGACGGCAGCAGTTCGCCATGCTGGTGGAGGAGTGGGTCCTTCGCACCGTGATCGGTGATTCCCGTGTGATGGCCGGGCAGCTCGACCACCTCATCGCGGTGGCGTCCCTTCCCGCCGTGAGTCTCGGAGTCATTCCCATGGGGATCGAGCGCGGCGACGCCTGGCCGACCGAGTCCTTCTGCGTCTTCGACGACGCTCGGGTCACCGTCGAGCTGGTGTCCGCGAGCCTCACCGTGACGCAGCCGCGTGAAGTCACCGAGTATGTACGTACGTTCAAGGAATTGTCCGGTGCCGCGGTGTACGGAGCGGCTGCCCGTGATCTGATCACCGCGGCGATCGACGCGCTCGGGTGA